Part of the uncultured Cohaesibacter sp. genome is shown below.
TTGTCCGGCGGGAAGAATGACACAGAGCCATTAATTCGCGTTCAAGATCGCTTGTCGCATTTGACTTCAATTTTAACAGTTTTGTTAAAGCGCCCGAAAAAGTTAATTTCCCCACTGCTCCACCATGTGAGGCGCAGATTTTTCCCGTTCCTGATCGGGACACAAAAAACACTATATATAGATTGACAGAAAATCTTCAGACACAAGCGATAGCCCTTCTTGCGTTCACTCGCTCGAGAATCCATAATCCGTTTTGTCGAGGCAGCGGCGTCTCTGGTTCAAAACTCCAGACTTCCTGTTCCAACATTTTCGTACAGTAGCATGATCAAAATCTGACACGAGCAGCGGCTAGCGCTGTGTTTGTTGAAGATTTCTGGTCACGCAATTTTGTGCGCTAAAATCTGGAAGGGAAAATAGAGAGACACAACATATAGGCCCCATCCTCGCGACGTAGACACCACATATAGATTTTGTTAACCTATCCTCGATCTACTGGTGTCTGCAAGACAAGTTCATTGTGCCACGATTCGCTCGTGGGGCAGACTCAAAACTCCGGCAGGATTTCGGCCGTTCCGAGGCCAGGAATTCCGATGTCTTGCACCAACCACCGGCTGATCTCACAGCGAGAGACCAGCACTACCTTTGCGAAGGGGTTATAAAAGATGCGTGTAGAGCGGCGCTATACCACTGAAGGAAAATCAGCATACGATTCCATCGAGTTTCGTAAGGCTACTAGTGAAATTCGCAACCCCGACGGGTCTATCGTCTTTCGTCTGGAAAATATCGATGTGCCAGCAGCCTGGTCTCAGGTAGCGGCCGATATTCTCGCCCAGAAATATTTCCGCAAGGCCGGTATCCCTGCCGCACTGAAACGCGTTGAAGAAAATTCCGTTCCTTCCTGGCTGTGGCGCTCCGTCGCGGACGAAGAAGCATTGGCCGCTCTGCCGGAAGAGGAACGCTTTGGGCCGGAAATGTCCTCCCAGCAGGTATTTGACCGTCTCGCCGGCACATGGACCTATTGGGGCTGGAAAGGTGGCTATTTCGACACCGACGCTGACGCCCGCGCCTTCTATGACGAACTGCGCTACATGCTCTGCACCCAGCGCGTCGCCCCGAACTCTCCGCAGTGGTTCAACACCGGCCTGCATTGGGCCTATGGCATCGACGGCCCGAGCCAGGGTCACCATTATGTCGATTTCGAAACCGGCCGCCTGACGCGCTCTGCCTCGGCCTACGAACATCCGCAGCCGCATGCCTGCTTCATCCAGTCCATCTCCGATGATCTGGTCAACGAAGGCGGCATCATGGATCTTTGGGTGCGTGAAGCCCGTCTGTTCAAATACGGCTCCGGCACCGGCACCAACTTCTCGTCGCTGCGTTCTGAAGGCGAACCGCTTTCCGGCGGTGGCAAGTCTTCCGGCCTGATGTCCTTCCTGAAAATCGGCGACCGTGCTGCTGGCGCGATCAAGTCCGGCGGCACAACCCGCCGCGCGGCCAAGATGGTTGTCGTCGACATCGACCATCCGGATATCGAGGCCTACATCAACTGGAAGGTGAAGGAAGAAGAGAAGGTAGCCGCCCTTGTGACCGGCTCCAAGATCGTCGCCAAGCACCTCAAGGCAATCATGAAGGCCTGCGTCAACTGTCAGGGCTCCAATGACGAATGCTTCGATCCGCAGAAAAACCCTGCCCTGAAGCGCGAAATCCGCGCTGCCAAGAAAATGCAGGTGCCGGAAAACTACATCCGTCGCGTCATCCAGTTCGCCAAACAGGGCTACAAGGACATCCAGTTCGACACCTACAACACCGACTGGGACAGCGCCGCCTATCTGACGGTTGCAGGGCAGAACTCCAACAACTCGGTCCGCATCACCGACGACTTCCTCAACGCCGTCAAGGAAGACCGCGACTGGAACCTGATCGGCCGCATCAAGGGCGACATCCGCAAGACCGTCAAGGCCCGCGACCTGTGGGAACAGATCGGTTATGCCGCATGGGCCTCTGCTGATCCGGGCCTTCAGTTCCACACCACCATCAACGATTGGCACACCTGTCTTGCCGATGGCGAGATCATCGCGTCCAACCCGTGCTCGGAATACATGTTCCTGGACAACACGGCCTGCAACCTTGCCTCTATCAACCTGCTGCAGTTCCTTCAGGCTGACGGCAACTTTGCAGTCGAGGAATTCGAGCACACCGTACGCCTTTGGACAATGGTACTGGAAATCTCCGTGCTGATGGCCCAGTTCCCGTCACCGGAAATCGCAGAGCGTTCCTATCTCTACCGTACCCTCGGTCTGGGCTATGCCAACATCGGCGGCCTGCTGATGACCTCCGGCATCCCTTATGACAGCAAGGAAGGCCGCGCCATCTGTGCTGCCATCTCAGCCCTGATGACCGGCACGTCCTATGCCACGTCGGCCGAAATGGCCAAGGAACTCGGCGCTTTCGAACGCTATGAAGCCAACTCTGCGCAGATGCTGCGCGTCATTCGCAACCACCGCAATGCCGCCTATGGCAACGCGGACGGCTACGAAGGCCTCGACATCAATCCTGTGCCGCTCGACCACGACAGCTGCAACGACAAGGCGCTGATCAACCACGCCGTTGCGGCTTGGGACAAGGCGCTCGAACTTGGCCAGCAGTATGGCTATCGCAACGCGCAGACCACCGTTGTTGCCCCGACCGGCACCATCGGTCTGGTCATGGACTGCGACACCACCGGCATCGAGCCGGACTTTGCTCTTGTCAAGTTCAAGAAGCTGGCCGGTGGCGGCTACTTCAAGATCATCAACCGCACGGTTCCCAACGCCCTCAAGAAGCTTGGCTATTCCGAGCAGCAGATCAAGGACATCGAAACCTATGCTGTCGGCCACGGCACGCTGAAGAACTGCAACGCCATCAGCCACAACGCGCTGAAGGGCAAGGGTCTGACCGACGAGAAACTGGACACCATCGAATCCGGTCTCAAGAGCGCCTTCGACATCAAGTTCGCCTTCAACAAGTGGACCCTTGGAGAAGATTTCTGCAAGGAAACCCTCGGCCTTGATGACGACCAGCTGAACGATCCGCATTTCGACATGCTGGCCTTCCTCGGCTTCAGCAAGGAAGAAATCGACGTCGCCAACATCCATGTCTGCGGTGCCATGACGCTGGAAGGCGCCCCGCACCTGAAGGCAGAGCATCTGCCGGTCTTCGATTGTGCCAACCCGTGCGGTCGTATCGGCAAGCGCTATCTCTCGGTTGAAAGCCACATCCGCATGATGGCCGCGTCTCAGCCATTCATCACCGGTGCGATCTCCAAGACGATCAACATGCCGAACGACGCCTCGGTCGATGACTGCAAGGATGCCTACATGTTGTCGTGGAAGCTGGCCCTCAAGGCCAACGCTCTCTATCGTGACGGCTCCAAGCTCAGCCAGCCGCTCAACAGCCAGCTGCTGGAAGACGACGACAGCGATGCCGAGGATGCCGTTGAGGCCCTTGCCGCCGCTCCGATGCCGGAACGTGCCACACTGGTCACCGAGAAGATTGTCGAACGCGTCGTCGAGCGCGTCGTCGAACACCGTGTCCGTGAGCGCCTGAAACTGCCGGATCGCCGCAAGGGTTACACCCAGAAGGCAACGGTTGGCGGCCACAAGGTCTATCTGCGGACCGGTGAATATGATGATGGCCAGATCGGCGAAATCTTCATCGACATGCACAAGGAAGGCGCCGCTTTCCGCAGCTTGATGAACAACTTCGCCATCGCGATTTCCCTCGGCCTGCAGTATGGCGTGCCGCTTGATGAATATGTTGATGCCTTCACCTTCACCCGGTTCGAGCCGGCTGGCATGGTTCAGGGCAACTCCGCCATCAAGAACGCCACCTCCATCCTTGACTATATTTTCAGGGAGCTGGCCGTTTCCTATCTGGATCGCCATGATCTCGCCCATGTCAACCCGGACGACATCGCAACGACCTCGACGGGCAAGGGCAGCGCCGAAGGCAAGGTTCCGGTGCCAATCTCCAAGGGCCTGCTGCGCGGCAAGACCGAGCGCTTCAAGCTGGTGGATGGCAAGGAATATGCCCGTCTGCACGCCCACGATCACGACCATGATCACGATCATGACCACGATCATGGCGATCACAGCCATGTCGCTCCGGCAACCCCGGTGGTGAAGGCTGCCATCCCGACGGCAACCGCAACAATGTTGAAGCGTGATAGTCAGGTTAAGCCAAGCACAGCTCCTGCTGTTGGCAAGGTGGAAACCAAGGCTGACCAGATCGCACTGGCGCGCATGAAGGGCTACGAAGGCGAAAGCTGCGGGGAATGCGGCAACTTCACCATGGTCCGCAACGGCACCTGCCTCAAGTGCGATACCTGTGGCTCCACATCCGGTTGCTCCTGATCACAGGATCCGAGGCTCTGACGCTCCCTATGGGCTGGCGTCAGACCTTGGCAGCCAGAAGCAGAAACAGAAAAGCCGCCGACCTTTGAAAGGTCGGCGGCTTTTCTATGGATTGATCCGGAATTGCTCTCCTGGTCCCGCCTACACCGAGCGGTCAGTGTATCATTGTGACCGGATCCGAAGATCTGTCCTCCGATACACTGACGCTCCGGGGAGGGAACCGGATTGGTGGCGACAGGGCCGAAAACTCTTCAGACCCTGCCCCGCCACCATGTCCCAGACGATCTGGCTATTTGGCGTCTTCAGCCCATTCAGCACCGATCGGGTATTCAAAGCGATCCAGCGACGCCAGCTTCATCGTCGCACCATAGCCGGGAAGCGGGTTCGGATAGTAGCGGCCACGCGTGACGGTCAGCGGCTCTTCGAAATTCTCATGCAGATGATCGACATATTCGAGCACCCGGTTTTCCAGCGAACCGGTCACCGCGATATAGTCGAACAGCACGATGTTGAGGGAATACTGGCAGAGCCCTACCCCGCCGCCATGCGGACAGACCGGCACACCGAATTTTGCGGCCATCAGCAAAACGGCCAGCACTTCGTTGACGCCACCAAGACGTGCCGGATCAAGCTGACAGAAATCCATGGCCCCAGCCTGGAAGAACTGCTTGAACATCACGCGGTTGTGGGCGTGCTCACCAGTGGCGATCCCGATTGGGCTGATGCGATCCTTGATGGCCCGATGGCCCTGAACATCATCCGGGCTCGTCGGTTCCTCGATCCACAGCGGATTGAATTCGGCCAGACGGCGCATGTTCTCGACAGCCTGATCCACATCCCAGTTCTGGTTGGCATCCATCATCAGTTGACGGTCCCAGCCCAGTTCCTCACGCAGGATCTGGGCGCGGCGAACGTCCTGATCAATGTCGGCACCGATCTTCTGCTTGAGATGGGTCCAGCCATCCGCCACAGCTTCCCGGGCAAGACGGCGCATCTTCTCTTCCGAATAGCCCAGCCAGCCAGCGGCGGTGGTGTATCCCGGGAAGCCCTTCTCCAGCATCTCTGCTTCGCGGGCAGCCTTGCCCGGCTGTGCCTTGCGCAGAAGGCCGATGGCTTGATAGGGAGTAAGGACGTCTGAGATATAGGTAAAGTCGACGCAGCGCACCAACTCTTCCGGACTCATGTCGACCAGCATTTTCCAGACCGGCTTGCCCTGCGACTTGGCCCACATGTCCCAAAGTGCGTTGACGAGCGCAGCTGTTGCCAGATGTACCAGCCCCTTTTCCGGACCAACCCAACGCAGCTGGCAGTCACCGGCCACCAACTTGTGCCAGAAGGCACCGAAATTGGCCGTGATGTCCTCAAGCGTCTGACCGATAACGAACATTTCTGCCAGCTCTCGGGCAGCGACGACGCACAGATCATTGCCACGGCCGATGGTGAAGGTCAGCCCGCAGCCTTCAAGGCCGCTGTCGGTCTGCAGCGTTACATAGGTGGCCGAGTAGTCGGAAATCGCATTCATGGCGTCCGAGCCATCGAGATTGCGCGACGTTGGGAAGCGGATGTCGCGTACAACGACATTTGTAATTCTGGTTGCCATTTTAAACCTCATTGATGTTGAGAGACCTGCGCCGCGATGGCGGCCGGAGGCCAGACCGGTTCAGTATCGAGCCGGTCCGATTGTTCGTAAGGATCAGTGGAAGAGCATTGTCAGCTCAGGGAAGAAGAGCACCAGCAGCAGAACCAGGATCTGGATGCCGATGAAGGGGATGAAGCCCTTGAAAATGTCGGGCAAGGTGATGTGCGGCGGCGCAACGGACTTCAGGAAGAAGGCTGCCGGTCCGAACGGCGGCGAAAGGAAGGCCACCTGCATGGCCACCGTGAAGACCACACCGAACCAGATCGGCACCATGGCCGCCTGATCCGCCATCGGCCCAAGCAGACCAAGTTCGGCGCGCGGCAGCTCCACGACGATCGGCAGGAATACCGGCATGACC
Proteins encoded:
- a CDS encoding vitamin B12-dependent ribonucleotide reductase, giving the protein MRVERRYTTEGKSAYDSIEFRKATSEIRNPDGSIVFRLENIDVPAAWSQVAADILAQKYFRKAGIPAALKRVEENSVPSWLWRSVADEEALAALPEEERFGPEMSSQQVFDRLAGTWTYWGWKGGYFDTDADARAFYDELRYMLCTQRVAPNSPQWFNTGLHWAYGIDGPSQGHHYVDFETGRLTRSASAYEHPQPHACFIQSISDDLVNEGGIMDLWVREARLFKYGSGTGTNFSSLRSEGEPLSGGGKSSGLMSFLKIGDRAAGAIKSGGTTRRAAKMVVVDIDHPDIEAYINWKVKEEEKVAALVTGSKIVAKHLKAIMKACVNCQGSNDECFDPQKNPALKREIRAAKKMQVPENYIRRVIQFAKQGYKDIQFDTYNTDWDSAAYLTVAGQNSNNSVRITDDFLNAVKEDRDWNLIGRIKGDIRKTVKARDLWEQIGYAAWASADPGLQFHTTINDWHTCLADGEIIASNPCSEYMFLDNTACNLASINLLQFLQADGNFAVEEFEHTVRLWTMVLEISVLMAQFPSPEIAERSYLYRTLGLGYANIGGLLMTSGIPYDSKEGRAICAAISALMTGTSYATSAEMAKELGAFERYEANSAQMLRVIRNHRNAAYGNADGYEGLDINPVPLDHDSCNDKALINHAVAAWDKALELGQQYGYRNAQTTVVAPTGTIGLVMDCDTTGIEPDFALVKFKKLAGGGYFKIINRTVPNALKKLGYSEQQIKDIETYAVGHGTLKNCNAISHNALKGKGLTDEKLDTIESGLKSAFDIKFAFNKWTLGEDFCKETLGLDDDQLNDPHFDMLAFLGFSKEEIDVANIHVCGAMTLEGAPHLKAEHLPVFDCANPCGRIGKRYLSVESHIRMMAASQPFITGAISKTINMPNDASVDDCKDAYMLSWKLALKANALYRDGSKLSQPLNSQLLEDDDSDAEDAVEALAAAPMPERATLVTEKIVERVVERVVEHRVRERLKLPDRRKGYTQKATVGGHKVYLRTGEYDDGQIGEIFIDMHKEGAAFRSLMNNFAIAISLGLQYGVPLDEYVDAFTFTRFEPAGMVQGNSAIKNATSILDYIFRELAVSYLDRHDLAHVNPDDIATTSTGKGSAEGKVPVPISKGLLRGKTERFKLVDGKEYARLHAHDHDHDHDHDHDHGDHSHVAPATPVVKAAIPTATATMLKRDSQVKPSTAPAVGKVETKADQIALARMKGYEGESCGECGNFTMVRNGTCLKCDTCGSTSGCS
- a CDS encoding enolase C-terminal domain-like protein, translating into MATRITNVVVRDIRFPTSRNLDGSDAMNAISDYSATYVTLQTDSGLEGCGLTFTIGRGNDLCVVAARELAEMFVIGQTLEDITANFGAFWHKLVAGDCQLRWVGPEKGLVHLATAALVNALWDMWAKSQGKPVWKMLVDMSPEELVRCVDFTYISDVLTPYQAIGLLRKAQPGKAAREAEMLEKGFPGYTTAAGWLGYSEEKMRRLAREAVADGWTHLKQKIGADIDQDVRRAQILREELGWDRQLMMDANQNWDVDQAVENMRRLAEFNPLWIEEPTSPDDVQGHRAIKDRISPIGIATGEHAHNRVMFKQFFQAGAMDFCQLDPARLGGVNEVLAVLLMAAKFGVPVCPHGGGVGLCQYSLNIVLFDYIAVTGSLENRVLEYVDHLHENFEEPLTVTRGRYYPNPLPGYGATMKLASLDRFEYPIGAEWAEDAK